A genomic window from Acidobacteriota bacterium includes:
- a CDS encoding TonB-dependent receptor, protein MAQPRLAGDACPVQGRVVDSTGLPVPGTTVLATPGGMTVADEGGRFCLTGLPPGGHVVVTVSLAGFRSDTRTVDLPASGVLPPLDVVLEPAGFRDDVVVTSTRTSRRLQDTPVRTEVVDTALMRAIGARTLADAVEYTTGVRVESNCQNCNFSQIRLLGLEGPYTQILMDGQPVVSSLAQVYGIEHIPQRLIDRIEIVKGGGSALYGSGAVGGVVNVITREPSRRGGLFESRVDVSRGLPNYSNSGSFDWVAGDQRSNGMVFFQVDDVKPLDVSGDGYTEVSRRALRTGGGRASHYMLNGRGKLSGEVTVLSEDRRGGDLLRLPPDQATIAEWVDTRRIGVSTTWFHSINPSIDYRVTLAVADTHRDSYYGTGRDPDAYGVTDNVLVVGDSQVNQYIGRHTLTWGGQATWEDLRDVQPAYDRLTDAIYRNVGVYAQDAWAFASGWELVYGVRADRHSAVDRIIASPRMALKISPSDVLNIRASVARGFRAPQAFDEDLHLSSVGGEVRFIRLDSNLREERSTNYMLGAEWRPQAGRGQALFELNGFYTGMSDMFFNREDDDPRTNAFEFLKVNKGDARVHGMEVNAGWGIGDELVLQGGLVFQRARHDQPEPNFGSLDFVRTPRRYGNLTMTWTNHRLGTLFAGLRYTGPMTVPHYAGFIAEDTLTNTPSFVTFDASVAYPVFASGGRKLTLTFAGRNLTNAYQRDVDQGPLRDSDYVYGPRFPRAVSVGLRVEF, encoded by the coding sequence GTGGCGCAGCCCCGACTGGCTGGCGACGCGTGTCCGGTCCAGGGACGCGTGGTCGATTCGACCGGCCTCCCGGTCCCGGGAACGACAGTGCTGGCCACTCCTGGCGGGATGACCGTTGCTGACGAAGGAGGGCGGTTCTGCCTGACGGGGCTGCCACCGGGCGGTCACGTGGTGGTCACCGTGTCGCTCGCGGGGTTCAGGTCCGACACGCGAACCGTGGACCTGCCCGCGTCAGGCGTGCTGCCGCCGCTCGACGTCGTGCTGGAACCCGCGGGCTTCCGCGACGACGTGGTGGTGACGTCCACGCGGACGAGTCGTCGCCTTCAGGACACGCCGGTGCGCACGGAAGTGGTCGACACGGCGCTGATGCGCGCGATTGGTGCACGCACGCTTGCCGATGCCGTCGAGTACACGACCGGTGTGCGTGTGGAGTCCAACTGCCAGAACTGCAACTTCTCGCAAATCCGTCTGCTCGGTCTCGAAGGGCCGTACACGCAGATCCTGATGGACGGTCAGCCCGTGGTGTCGTCGCTCGCGCAGGTCTACGGGATCGAGCACATCCCGCAGCGCCTGATCGATCGCATCGAGATCGTGAAGGGCGGCGGCTCGGCGCTCTACGGATCCGGCGCAGTGGGCGGCGTGGTCAACGTAATCACCCGCGAGCCGTCGCGCCGGGGCGGCCTCTTCGAGTCGCGCGTCGACGTGTCGCGCGGCCTGCCGAACTACTCCAACAGCGGTTCGTTCGACTGGGTGGCCGGCGACCAGCGGTCCAACGGCATGGTGTTCTTCCAGGTGGACGATGTGAAGCCGCTCGACGTCTCCGGCGACGGCTACACCGAGGTGTCGCGGCGCGCGTTGCGTACCGGCGGCGGCCGCGCGAGCCACTACATGCTGAACGGCCGCGGCAAGTTGAGCGGTGAGGTCACCGTGCTGAGCGAGGATCGCCGCGGTGGTGACCTGCTGCGCCTGCCGCCGGACCAGGCCACCATCGCGGAGTGGGTCGACACGCGTCGGATCGGCGTGAGCACGACGTGGTTCCACAGCATCAATCCGTCAATCGACTATCGCGTCACGCTCGCGGTCGCCGACACGCATCGCGACAGCTACTACGGCACGGGCCGCGATCCCGATGCGTACGGCGTGACCGACAACGTGCTGGTCGTTGGCGACTCGCAGGTGAACCAGTACATCGGGCGGCACACGCTCACGTGGGGAGGCCAGGCCACATGGGAGGATCTGCGCGACGTCCAGCCTGCCTACGATCGGCTCACCGACGCGATCTATCGCAATGTGGGCGTGTACGCGCAGGATGCCTGGGCGTTCGCTTCAGGTTGGGAACTCGTGTACGGCGTGCGCGCCGACAGGCACTCCGCAGTGGATCGCATCATCGCGTCGCCGCGGATGGCGTTGAAGATCTCGCCGTCGGACGTGTTGAACATCCGCGCGTCGGTCGCGCGTGGCTTCCGCGCGCCGCAGGCGTTCGACGAGGATCTGCACCTCAGCTCGGTCGGCGGTGAAGTCCGCTTCATTCGCCTCGATTCGAATCTGCGCGAAGAGCGGTCGACCAACTACATGCTGGGCGCCGAGTGGCGGCCCCAGGCCGGCCGCGGGCAGGCGCTCTTCGAGCTCAATGGCTTCTATACGGGCATGAGCGACATGTTCTTCAACCGCGAAGACGACGATCCGCGCACCAACGCGTTCGAGTTCCTCAAGGTGAACAAGGGCGACGCGCGCGTCCATGGCATGGAGGTCAATGCCGGATGGGGGATCGGTGACGAGCTCGTGCTGCAGGGTGGGCTCGTGTTCCAGCGCGCACGTCACGACCAACCAGAGCCCAACTTCGGCAGCCTCGACTTCGTCAGGACGCCGCGCCGCTACGGCAACCTGACGATGACGTGGACCAACCACAGGCTGGGCACGCTCTTCGCGGGGCTGCGCTATACAGGTCCGATGACGGTGCCGCACTACGCCGGCTTCATCGCGGAGGATACGTTGACGAACACTCCGAGCTTCGTCACGTTCGACGCGAGCGTCGCGTACCCGGTGTTCGCGTCCGGCGGGAGAAAGCTGACGCTTACGTTCGCCGGACGCAACCTGACCAACGCCTATCAGCGCGACGTCGATCAGGGTCCGCTGCGCGACAGCGACTACGTGTACGGTCCGCGCTTCCCGCGTGCGGTGAGCGTGGGCCTGAGGGTGGAGTTCTGA
- a CDS encoding TlpA family protein disulfide reductase: protein MLLWLTMPARVVAQEDPQVHLARLTQAFARLDVVDMDGRRWTAADLRGRVVVVDFWATWCAPCWTEIPWLRRIHERYGDGRVRVIGVSLDTTERRTLVAWMNQRRVDWPQMWDARGYDGDLARRFGVDTLPRSLLIAPDGRVVATDLRSDRLLTAVETLLEK from the coding sequence GTGCTTTTGTGGCTGACCATGCCGGCGCGTGTGGTGGCACAGGAGGATCCGCAGGTGCACCTGGCGCGGCTGACGCAGGCGTTCGCGCGCCTCGACGTCGTCGACATGGATGGCCGGCGATGGACGGCGGCCGACCTCCGCGGGCGCGTCGTGGTGGTGGACTTCTGGGCCACGTGGTGCGCGCCGTGCTGGACGGAGATCCCGTGGCTGCGACGCATCCACGAGCGGTACGGCGATGGCCGCGTGCGGGTGATCGGCGTCAGCCTCGACACGACGGAGCGCCGGACGCTCGTGGCCTGGATGAACCAGCGACGCGTGGACTGGCCGCAGATGTGGGACGCGCGCGGCTATGACGGTGACCTCGCGCGCCGGTTCGGCGTCGACACGCTCCCGCGCTCCCTCCTCATCGCGCCAGACGGCCGCGTCGTCGCCACCGACCTCCGCAGCGACAGGCTGCTGACGGCTGTCGAGACGCTGCTCGAGAAGTGA
- a CDS encoding zinc-dependent alcohol dehydrogenase family protein produces the protein MYATVMHAPGDVRYEQVPDPRIEKPTDAIITLSATCICGSDLWPYRGLSAQDGPAHMGHEYCGVVVEVGSEVKTVKPGQFVVGSFCLSDNTCPHCNFGFQSSCVQREFMTGAQAPFARVPLADGTLVATADMPDADMIPHMLAVSDVLGTGWYAADAAQVREGGTVVVVGDGAVGLMGVLAASQMGAERVIAMSRHAPRQRLAREFGATDIVAERGDEGVARILELTDGVGAESVLECVGMAESMEQAMGVCRPGGTIGYVGVPHGVNLDGQQLFFKQQRMLGGPAPVRRFLPDLMDRVLAGAIQPGKVFDLVLPLAEVADGYKAMDQRRAIKTMLRVD, from the coding sequence ATGTACGCAACCGTCATGCACGCGCCCGGCGACGTCCGCTACGAGCAGGTCCCCGATCCGAGGATCGAGAAGCCGACTGACGCCATCATCACGTTGTCCGCCACCTGCATCTGCGGTTCCGACCTGTGGCCGTATCGTGGCTTGTCTGCGCAGGACGGCCCGGCGCACATGGGTCACGAGTACTGCGGCGTGGTGGTCGAGGTCGGGTCGGAGGTGAAGACGGTGAAGCCGGGCCAGTTCGTGGTCGGCTCGTTCTGCCTGTCCGACAACACCTGCCCACACTGCAATTTCGGTTTCCAGTCGTCGTGCGTACAGCGTGAGTTCATGACAGGCGCGCAGGCCCCGTTCGCACGCGTGCCGCTGGCCGACGGTACGCTCGTCGCCACAGCCGACATGCCAGATGCCGACATGATTCCGCACATGCTGGCGGTGTCCGACGTGCTCGGCACAGGCTGGTACGCCGCGGATGCGGCCCAGGTGCGCGAGGGTGGAACCGTCGTGGTCGTCGGTGACGGCGCGGTGGGGCTGATGGGCGTGCTCGCCGCCAGCCAGATGGGGGCCGAGCGCGTCATCGCGATGAGCCGTCACGCCCCGCGCCAGCGACTGGCGCGCGAGTTCGGTGCCACCGACATCGTGGCCGAGCGCGGCGATGAAGGCGTCGCCCGGATCCTGGAACTGACTGACGGCGTCGGCGCCGAATCGGTGCTCGAATGCGTGGGCATGGCCGAGTCGATGGAGCAGGCCATGGGCGTGTGCCGCCCCGGCGGAACGATCGGCTACGTCGGCGTACCGCACGGCGTGAACCTCGACGGCCAGCAACTGTTCTTCAAGCAGCAGCGCATGCTGGGAGGCCCTGCGCCGGTGCGCCGCTTCCTCCCCGACCTGATGGATCGCGTGCTCGCTGGCGCGATCCAGCCGGGCAAGGTGTTCGACCTGGTGCTGCCCCTCGCCGAGGTGGCCGACGGCTACAAGGCCATGGACCAACGCCGCGCCATCAAGACGATGCTCCGCGTGGACTGA
- a CDS encoding carboxymuconolactone decarboxylase family protein: MTTQRPSPATDTLAARQQAILPIAAFAAAGDIDRLNTALHQGLDAGLSVSDCREILIQLYAYAGFPRSLNALTALMQVLDARAQRGVADAPGRGPSTAIPKGDALLAAGTANQTRLVGGPVTGPVFEFAPAIDEYLKSHLFGDIFARDNLDWQNRELATVGFLSALPGAESQLQSHLRISLNVGLTVTQMQQAVRVLDERGGADNGRRAREALAKVLDAAPR, translated from the coding sequence ATGACGACACAACGCCCGTCCCCGGCTACCGACACCCTCGCCGCGCGCCAGCAGGCGATCCTGCCCATCGCGGCGTTCGCGGCGGCAGGCGACATCGACCGGCTGAACACGGCATTGCACCAGGGACTCGATGCCGGCCTGAGCGTCAGCGACTGCAGGGAGATCCTGATACAGCTCTACGCCTATGCCGGGTTCCCGCGCAGCCTCAACGCGCTCACGGCGCTGATGCAGGTCCTCGATGCACGCGCGCAGCGCGGCGTCGCGGATGCACCGGGGCGTGGGCCCAGCACTGCCATCCCCAAGGGAGACGCACTGCTGGCCGCCGGCACGGCCAACCAGACCAGGCTGGTCGGTGGGCCGGTCACAGGGCCGGTCTTCGAGTTCGCCCCCGCCATCGACGAGTACCTCAAGTCCCACTTGTTCGGCGATATCTTCGCGCGCGACAACCTCGATTGGCAGAACCGCGAGTTGGCCACCGTGGGCTTCCTGTCGGCCCTGCCCGGTGCGGAATCGCAACTGCAATCGCATCTGCGCATCAGCTTGAACGTAGGCTTGACGGTCACGCAGATGCAGCAGGCCGTGCGGGTGCTCGACGAGCGTGGCGGCGCCGATAACGGCCGGCGTGCGCGCGAGGCGCTGGCGAAGGTGCTGGATGCCGCACCACGCTGA
- a CDS encoding LysR family transcriptional regulator — translation MVRDELSVLAALVTVSEERSFTRAARRLGVSPSALSHAIRGLEERIGVRLLDRTTRSVAPTPAGEQFIARIGPALSDVRSAWADISGLRAEPAGRVRLVASRLAARMIVAPKLAQFAREYPDIVIDLTTTEEGRIDIVGGGFDAGIHLGEFVARDMVAIRISREQRAAIVGSPSYFTSYPRPRTPRDLTAHRCLNFRHGSAGLYHWEFDRGRKSLSVAVSGPLAVDDVDVMTVAALDGVGLAFTLEDQVAAHLASGALIRVLEDWCQPFAGYYLYHTSRRQQSPALTALIRTLRV, via the coding sequence ATGGTTCGCGACGAACTGAGCGTTCTGGCCGCGTTGGTGACCGTCTCCGAAGAGCGCAGCTTTACGCGGGCCGCTCGACGGTTGGGCGTCTCGCCGTCGGCACTCAGTCACGCCATCCGCGGGCTCGAAGAGCGGATCGGTGTGCGATTGCTCGACCGCACGACACGCAGCGTCGCCCCCACCCCCGCCGGCGAGCAGTTCATCGCGCGCATCGGCCCGGCGCTGTCCGATGTGCGGAGCGCCTGGGCGGACATCTCGGGGCTTCGCGCAGAGCCGGCTGGCCGTGTGCGGCTCGTCGCGTCACGGCTCGCGGCTCGGATGATCGTCGCGCCGAAGCTCGCGCAGTTCGCGCGCGAGTACCCGGACATCGTCATTGACCTGACCACGACCGAGGAAGGCCGGATAGACATTGTCGGCGGCGGATTCGACGCCGGTATCCATCTCGGCGAGTTCGTCGCCCGCGACATGGTCGCGATCCGCATCTCACGGGAGCAGCGGGCCGCCATCGTGGGCTCACCCTCTTACTTCACGTCCTACCCGAGGCCCAGGACGCCTCGCGACCTGACGGCCCACCGTTGCCTCAACTTTCGGCATGGCAGCGCTGGCCTGTATCACTGGGAGTTCGACCGCGGCCGGAAGTCGTTGTCAGTAGCTGTCAGTGGTCCGCTGGCTGTCGACGACGTCGACGTGATGACGGTCGCCGCCCTCGACGGCGTCGGACTCGCGTTCACGCTCGAGGACCAAGTTGCAGCACACCTCGCGAGCGGGGCCCTCATCCGGGTACTCGAAGACTGGTGCCAGCCGTTCGCAGGCTACTACCTGTATCACACGAGCCGCCGACAACAGTCGCCGGCACTCACGGCGCTCATCAGGACGCTGCGGGTCTGA
- a CDS encoding aldo/keto reductase, which translates to MQNRTLGNDLDVSALGFGCMGISQSYGAPLSTQEGVALIRAAVDRGVTFFDTAEVYGPFINEEVVGEALAPVRDRVVIATKFGFDVDFATRENRGVCSRPERIRQAVDGSLKRLGIETIDLLYQHRVDPDVPIEEVAGTVRTLIAAGKVRHFGMSEPGVATLRRAHTVQPVTTLQNEYSLWTRGPETNGILEACDELGIGLVPYSPLGKGFLTGAMNKDTRFGEGDFRNSVPRFAPAAMEANQALVDLLRRVGDARGATPAQIALAWLLAQRPYIVPIPGTTRLHRLEENIGAAAVELTDADLRDIDATAACIHIEGDRYAAAQLAMVGRDAAPARS; encoded by the coding sequence ATGCAGAACCGCACACTGGGAAACGACCTTGACGTCTCGGCCCTCGGCTTCGGCTGCATGGGCATCAGCCAGAGCTATGGCGCGCCACTGTCCACCCAGGAGGGCGTTGCCCTGATCCGTGCGGCGGTGGACCGCGGGGTGACGTTCTTTGACACCGCCGAGGTATACGGGCCGTTCATCAACGAGGAGGTGGTGGGCGAGGCACTCGCGCCGGTCCGCGACCGGGTCGTGATCGCCACCAAGTTCGGCTTCGATGTCGACTTCGCCACGCGCGAGAACCGCGGCGTGTGCAGCCGGCCCGAGCGCATCCGCCAGGCCGTCGATGGCTCACTGAAGCGCCTTGGTATCGAGACGATCGACTTGCTGTACCAGCACCGGGTCGATCCGGACGTGCCGATCGAGGAGGTGGCCGGCACCGTCAGGACGCTGATCGCCGCCGGCAAGGTCCGGCACTTCGGCATGTCCGAGCCTGGCGTCGCGACGCTGCGCCGTGCCCACACGGTGCAACCGGTTACCACGCTGCAGAACGAGTACAGCCTGTGGACGCGAGGCCCGGAGACCAACGGCATCCTCGAGGCATGCGACGAACTCGGCATCGGCCTCGTACCCTACAGCCCGCTCGGCAAGGGTTTCCTCACCGGAGCGATGAACAAGGACACCCGCTTCGGCGAAGGCGATTTCCGCAACTCGGTGCCGCGCTTCGCGCCCGCGGCGATGGAGGCCAACCAGGCGCTGGTGGATCTGCTGCGCCGCGTTGGCGACGCCAGGGGCGCGACGCCCGCCCAGATCGCGCTCGCCTGGCTGCTGGCACAGCGGCCCTACATCGTGCCGATCCCGGGCACGACCAGGCTGCACCGGCTCGAAGAGAACATCGGTGCGGCGGCCGTCGAGTTGACCGACGCCGACCTGCGCGACATCGACGCCACCGCGGCGTGCATCCACATCGAGGGCGATCGCTACGCGGCGGCGCAACTGGCGATGGTCGGGCGTGACGCGGCGCCGGCACGCAGCTGA
- a CDS encoding cupin domain-containing protein — protein sequence MNIDPSGKVARGQALLTLALCATALQATIVRTVEAQTNTSAGAQQITRAGDQASVAGPAEFFTGRVRVDPVWPANDTINASGGLVTFEPGARSAWHTHPAGQRLMVTSGVGLTQEWGKAVQVLRPGDVVWCPPGVKHWHGAAPDTAMTHLAVTGTVDGKNVNWMEKVTDEQYQSR from the coding sequence ATGAACATCGATCCATCCGGCAAGGTGGCCCGAGGGCAGGCACTTCTCACGCTTGCCCTGTGCGCGACCGCGCTGCAGGCCACTATCGTCCGGACCGTCGAGGCACAGACCAATACCTCCGCCGGCGCGCAGCAGATCACGCGCGCGGGCGATCAGGCGTCGGTTGCCGGCCCGGCCGAGTTCTTCACGGGTCGCGTGCGGGTCGATCCGGTCTGGCCTGCCAACGACACCATCAACGCCTCCGGCGGCCTGGTCACCTTCGAGCCCGGTGCACGGTCCGCATGGCACACGCATCCGGCGGGGCAGCGGCTGATGGTCACCTCCGGTGTGGGGCTCACCCAGGAATGGGGCAAGGCCGTGCAGGTCCTCCGTCCCGGCGATGTGGTGTGGTGCCCGCCCGGTGTCAAGCACTGGCACGGCGCGGCGCCGGACACCGCGATGACGCATCTGGCCGTCACCGGTACGGTGGATGGCAAGAACGTCAACTGGATGGAGAAGGTGACCGATGAGCAGTACCAGTCACGCTGA
- the asnB gene encoding asparagine synthase (glutamine-hydrolyzing) — MCGIAGIWEREGPPVEPRRIARFLRAVAHRGPDGEGIAMLDEGRLALGHRRLAILDTTDAGAQPMRSESGRYDITYNGEVYDFVELRRQLENDGFRFRSDSDTEVILAAYERWGADCLLRFNGMWSLAIWDRQERRLLLARDRFGVKPLYLAVDAHRVAFASELKAFRLLDGFDAAPDMDAVAARLALTFHERVLLRGVEMVPAGWCVEFTPEGSRRWRWWHTLDHLVTPPRDPDAQAEELRALLVDACRLRMRGDVPVATSLSGGLDSSSVVNALALAHAAGHTMREAPEWRHAFIAGFPGTAQDETDDARLAAAHAGAIPVERQFSDDVSREDIEAFLWQFEEIVGVFGLAPWMLYRDMRRQGVVVSIDGHGADELFGGYHLHVALALLRGRGALREPWRTRDLVDTWRRMHRPGLIDRQSNAALVAAATLPGALAVGRRLPVVRGRLREVLGHLEQHARGRDATLDADARAEADAIDALGPLTGALYRSFHHVSLPRILRAFDAHSMGHGVEVRMPFLDWRIVRLAFSLPDQRKVGGGFTKRVLRDAMRGVLPDRIRLRRDKLGYVAPVARWLDGGLGEWLWDEVNDPEFLRSGLWDGKAIHAIAAANRRSATPWRHEDARSALLAVAAHWWLTRWMPTGNR, encoded by the coding sequence ATGTGCGGGATCGCCGGCATCTGGGAGCGCGAGGGGCCGCCCGTCGAGCCGCGCCGCATCGCGCGGTTCCTGCGCGCGGTCGCGCATCGCGGGCCAGACGGCGAAGGCATCGCCATGCTGGACGAGGGGCGCCTGGCGCTGGGGCATCGCCGGCTGGCGATCCTCGACACGACCGACGCCGGCGCGCAGCCGATGCGATCGGAGAGCGGACGCTACGACATCACCTACAACGGCGAGGTGTACGACTTCGTCGAGCTGCGCCGCCAGCTCGAAAACGACGGCTTCCGGTTTCGCAGCGACAGCGATACGGAGGTGATCCTCGCCGCGTACGAGCGCTGGGGCGCCGATTGCCTGCTGCGCTTCAACGGCATGTGGAGCCTCGCGATCTGGGATCGCCAGGAGCGCCGCCTGCTGCTCGCGCGCGATCGCTTCGGCGTCAAGCCGCTCTACCTCGCTGTCGACGCGCACCGCGTCGCGTTCGCGTCGGAGTTGAAGGCGTTCCGCCTCCTCGACGGGTTCGATGCGGCGCCCGACATGGACGCCGTCGCCGCACGCCTGGCGCTCACGTTCCACGAGCGTGTGCTGCTGCGCGGCGTGGAGATGGTTCCAGCGGGCTGGTGCGTGGAGTTCACGCCGGAGGGCTCGCGGCGCTGGCGCTGGTGGCACACGCTCGACCATCTCGTGACACCGCCCCGCGATCCTGACGCGCAGGCCGAGGAGCTTCGCGCACTGCTCGTGGATGCGTGTCGGCTCCGGATGCGCGGCGACGTGCCCGTCGCCACGTCGCTCAGCGGCGGACTCGATTCCTCGTCGGTGGTCAATGCCCTCGCCCTGGCGCATGCTGCTGGTCACACCATGCGTGAAGCGCCCGAATGGCGGCACGCGTTCATCGCCGGCTTCCCCGGCACGGCGCAGGACGAGACAGACGATGCGCGGCTCGCGGCGGCGCATGCGGGAGCCATCCCCGTCGAACGGCAGTTCTCCGATGATGTGTCACGGGAAGACATCGAGGCGTTCCTCTGGCAGTTCGAGGAGATCGTCGGCGTGTTCGGCCTCGCTCCATGGATGCTGTATCGCGACATGCGGCGCCAGGGCGTCGTGGTGTCCATCGACGGCCACGGCGCCGACGAGTTGTTCGGCGGCTATCACCTGCACGTGGCGCTCGCGCTGCTGCGCGGACGCGGCGCGCTGCGCGAGCCATGGCGGACGCGCGATCTCGTCGACACGTGGCGGCGCATGCATCGCCCGGGGCTGATCGACCGCCAGTCGAACGCCGCGCTCGTCGCGGCGGCGACGCTCCCGGGAGCGCTGGCTGTGGGACGGCGGCTGCCAGTGGTACGCGGTCGATTGCGCGAAGTGCTTGGCCATCTCGAGCAACATGCGCGCGGTCGTGATGCGACGCTCGACGCCGACGCGCGTGCCGAGGCGGATGCCATCGACGCGCTCGGGCCGCTCACCGGCGCGCTCTATCGCAGCTTCCATCACGTCTCGCTCCCGCGCATCCTGCGCGCGTTCGATGCGCACTCGATGGGACATGGCGTCGAGGTACGCATGCCGTTCCTCGATTGGCGGATCGTACGACTCGCGTTCTCGCTTCCCGACCAACGCAAGGTGGGCGGCGGATTCACCAAGCGCGTGCTGCGCGACGCGATGCGAGGTGTCCTGCCCGATCGGATACGCCTGCGTCGCGACAAGCTGGGCTACGTGGCCCCCGTCGCGCGCTGGCTCGACGGAGGTCTTGGCGAGTGGCTCTGGGACGAAGTCAACGATCCCGAGTTCCTGCGCAGCGGGTTGTGGGACGGCAAGGCCATCCACGCGATCGCCGCCGCGAATCGCCGGTCAGCCACGCCCTGGCGTCACGAGGACGCCCGCAGTGCCCTCCTCGCCGTCGCCGCGCACTGGTGGCTGACGAGGTGGATGCCGACCGGCAACCGGTAG
- a CDS encoding glycosyltransferase — MSSAAIVVPAYNAAATLGTCLSALASGPHAASILVVDNGSTDDTAAIARRHGAEVLCIDGPSGPAAARNTGVAVTTSDIIVFVDADVIASPAAVSRLLGAFETEDDLAAAFGSYDANPVAPGVPSRFKNLLHHFVHQQADERSTSFWAGFGAIRRDAFDAVGGFDAARYRRPSIEDIELGTRLWRARLRVRLVREAQVTHVKTWTLRQLVTTDVRDRAYPWTRLLLDTQAPAHDLNLRTRDRVSALVAWSAVIAIGTTIVAPRAGAALALTAVVLLVVLNRRLYRFFAGADGWRFAAAAFGLHLLYYLYSSATYAVGVLLHLARTRAS, encoded by the coding sequence GAGCAGCGCTGCCATCGTCGTACCTGCCTACAACGCCGCGGCGACGCTCGGCACCTGTCTATCGGCTCTCGCGAGCGGGCCGCACGCCGCATCGATCCTCGTCGTCGACAATGGGTCGACGGACGACACGGCAGCGATCGCGAGACGACATGGCGCCGAGGTGTTGTGCATCGACGGGCCGTCCGGCCCTGCCGCCGCGCGCAACACCGGCGTGGCCGTCACGACATCCGACATCATCGTGTTCGTCGATGCTGACGTGATTGCGTCGCCCGCCGCCGTCTCGAGACTGCTCGGGGCGTTCGAGACGGAAGACGATCTCGCGGCGGCGTTCGGTTCGTACGACGCGAATCCCGTGGCACCGGGTGTGCCGTCGCGGTTCAAGAACCTGCTGCACCACTTCGTCCATCAGCAGGCCGACGAACGCAGCACGTCGTTCTGGGCTGGCTTCGGCGCGATCAGGCGCGACGCCTTCGACGCCGTCGGCGGGTTCGATGCCGCGCGCTATCGGCGCCCGAGCATCGAGGACATCGAGCTCGGCACACGACTGTGGCGTGCCCGATTGCGCGTGCGGCTCGTGCGCGAGGCGCAGGTCACGCACGTCAAGACATGGACGCTGCGTCAACTCGTGACGACGGACGTGCGCGATCGCGCGTACCCGTGGACGCGCCTGCTGCTCGACACGCAGGCGCCGGCGCACGATCTCAACCTGCGCACGCGCGATCGCGTGTCGGCGTTGGTCGCGTGGAGTGCCGTCATCGCGATCGGCACGACCATCGTCGCGCCCCGAGCCGGTGCCGCGCTCGCGCTGACGGCGGTCGTGCTGCTCGTGGTGCTCAATCGTCGTCTCTATCGCTTCTTCGCCGGTGCTGATGGATGGCGATTCGCCGCGGCCGCGTTCGGCCTGCACCTGCTCTACTACCTGTACAGCTCCGCGACATATGCCGTAGGCGTGCTGCTGCACCTCGCGCGGACGCGCGCGTCCTGA